In the genome of bacterium SCSIO 12827, the window AATAAGCGGGGCCCCGAGTGACGTAGAGCATCGGGTGGATCAGCACGAAGACCGTCAGCGTGCGGGCCATGAGCTGATGGACCCGCATCGTCGTATCGATCCCGAGGTGGCCTGAAATCACGCGGAACCGGCCGGACAGCACGAATTCGGTCAGAATGCCTGCGAAGGCGCACATGGCGAGACCCGACGACAGATCGTCCCGCCACGTTCGCGGTGGCAGACCCTGGAGCCAAGCCGCCACGACCGGCAGCACGAGCAGACTGACATACAGGGCGATCAAGGCAGCGGCCCGGAGGAGGGGGGAAACCCCCGCCGGGGTCGAATGGGCGGTCGATGACGGATCGTCTATCGCGCTTATACGAGTCCCCTCCTGGCGTTGCCGTCCGCCCGTCACCGTCAGATGCTCAATAGCTTGCGCCCTGACGGTGACGGACCGATGGCGATCCGGCCTGTGCCGATGATCTTACCGTTTTGCGAACTGTTTGTCCCCGAACATCACCGCCCGTTCCTCGTCGGAGAGCGGCTTGCGCTCCCCGCGCGCGGCTTCCAGCACCGTCACGCCCTTGGCGACGCCCGGCCGTGCATTGATTTCGGCGGACCAGCGCTTCACGTTGGGGAAATCATCGAGAGAATGGCCCTGGCGGTCGATGGAGCGGGTCCAGGGGAAGGTTGCGATATCAGCGATCGTGTAGTCGGGACCGGCAAGGTAGGCGGATTCCCCCAAACGCTTGTCGAGAATGCCGTACAGGCGCCCGGCTTCCTTGGTGTATCGATCGACGGCGTAGGGGATTTCCACCGGTGCATAGCCACGGAAATGGTGAGCCTGGCCGAACATCGGGCCGATGCCGCCCATCTGCCACATCAGCCATTGCAGGGTGTCGTATTTGGCCGTGGGGTCGGTCGGCAGGAATTTGCCGGTTTTCTCGGCCAGATAGATCAGAATGGCGCCGCTTTCGAACAGGGAGTAGGGCTTTCCGCCGGGGCCGTCCTGGTCGACGATCGCCGGGATGCGGTTGTTGGGCGAGATTTTCAGGAACTCGGGCTGGAACTGGTCGCCCTTTTGGATGTTGATGGGGTGCACGTTGTACGCCAGCCCGGTTTCCTCGAGCATGATATGGACCTTGTGCCCATTGGGCGTGGGCCAGGAATAGAGATCGATCATTGTCGTTGCAGACCTTTCAAAGGTTTCGGTGGCCGCGGAAACCGGCCCATGAACACGGGCCGGCGGGACTGGACCTTGGGTGTATTGCCCGTCCGCGGGATTGGCCCTAGTTTAGGGGAAATTCCGCCGGCCGCCAGTGAATGCGCCGGAACAACAGTTGGTCCGCGGATGAACAATCCGTGAGGAAACGTCCAGAGGCAGTCAAAAGAACGGAAAAGGGACTGAATATGTCGAATGCGCTTCTGCATCTCGTTTTCGGGGGCAAGGTAACCGACCCCCAGGGCCAGGATTTCGTCGATCCGGATAATCTGGAGGTCGTCGGCATCTATCCCAGCTATGCCAAGGCTTTGACGGCCTGGCGCGGCGCGTCACAGTCCCATGTGGACGACGCCAACATGAAGTACGTTATCGTGCACCTGCATCGGCTGCTGGAACCGGAAGAAGCCCACAACCACTAGGTTGGTTGGGGTGGTCAGCTCGCGGGCTTGTCGCTTTCGGGGTCGATCTGCTTACCGTCAAGGTCTTGTTCGCTGCGTCGGCGGTCCGTCTCGTCTTCCCGCCGCTGTGCCTTGTCACGGCCGAATCGGACCCGGTTTTGTTCCGCGGTCCGTTCGCGCTCCTGGCGCTGCTTTTCCTTGCGGTATTGACGTAAGTTGACGATCTCCGCGGCCATCTCGTCTCTCCGTTCGCACCGGCGCGTCTCAGACGGGCGCCATAAAAAACGATAACCCGAACAACCGCTTGCCGCCAAGCCCTTGTTCCGGGGGGATGAATGACGGGTCAGGCCGCCATCAGGGCCGCGATGGCGGTGAACACATCGCGGAACATGTCCGGGGTCAGGCGGCCGGTGTTGGTGTTGTAGCGCGAGCAATGATAGCTGTCGATCAGCCGCCGGCCGGATGTCAGGGCATGGCTGTTGCCGTGGCCGAAGGGGAAATCCTTTTTCCGTTCGTCCAGTGTCGACAGCACGTTGGCATGGGCGACACCGCCCAGGGCCAGGATCACCCGCAGGTTGGGCATGGCCGCGATTTCATCCGCAAGAAAAGGACGGCAGGCCTTGCATTCGGCCCCCGTCGGTTTGTTTTCCGGCGGCACGCAACGCACGGCATTGGTGATACGGCACCCCTTAAGGCGCAGCCCATCGTCCGGCACGGCGCCATAGGTCCCTTCGGTCCAGCCGAATTCGCCCAGCGTGGGATACAACAGGTCACCGGCATAATCCCCGGTGAACGGCCGCGCCGTGCGGTTGGCGCCGCGCAGCCCGGGGGCCAGCCCGACAATCAGAAGCCCCGCATCAAGCGGCCCGAAAGCGGGGACGGGGGCATTGTGCCAATCAGGAAAGGCGGCGCGGTTATCGGCGCGAAATTCGGCCAATCTGGGACATTTCGCACAGTCGCGGGGCGGGTTCTGGAACGCGGCGGGCATGCGGCTTAGACGACTTCGACCTCGGCCTCGCCCTCGTCATCATCGTAATCGTCGTCATCATAATCGTCATCGTCGTCATCGGGCATGACGTTGTTGGACGGACCGCCTGCGCGCTGAATGGCCGCTTGCAGGCTTTGCAGCTCGATGAAGATATCGGCCTGGCGGCGCAGTTCATCAGCGACCATGGGCGGCTGCGAGCGCACGGTGGACACGACGCTGACCCGGCATCCCTTGCGCTGCACGGCATCGACCAGCCGGCGAAAGTCGCCGTCGCCGGAAAACAGCACGATATGGTCAAGCTTGTCGGCCATTTCCATCACATCGATGGCCAGTTCGATGTCCATGTTGCCCTTGATCTTGCGCCGGCCGGCAGAATCCGTGAATTCCTTGGTCGGCTTGGTGACCATGGTGTAGCCGTTGTAGTCCAGCCAATCGACGAGGGGGCGGATCGGTGAATACTCCTGGTCCTCGACCATGGCCGTGTAGTAGAAGGCCCGCACCAAGCGGCATTTTCCGGAGAAAACGGCCAACAGGCGCTTGTAGTCGATATCGAAGTTGAGAGCCCGGGCGGCGGCGTAAAGATTAGAGCCGTCAATGAATAGGGCCACGCGCTCTTCAGGATAAAAATTCATTACCATCAATCCCTTGGTGAAATCACAACGTTAATTTTTTACACAATACCAATAATGAAACACTTAAGCCCCATTCCCCCCAAGCACAAGGATTCAACGCCCGCCGGCCCGGGGATTTCGGCGTGATCGGGCCCGTCGTTATTGGTGTCGGCGGCAACCTGCCGACCGCGGAATTCGGGCCGCCGCGCGCCACCTGCGGTGCGGCATTGCAGGTTCTTTCACAACATCCCCGGGTCGAAATCACGGCCCGTGCCGGATGGTATGAAACCGCCCCCGTGCCGATTTCCGATCAACCTTGGTTCGTCAACGGCGCCGTCGCCGTGGCCACGGACCTGACTCCGGATGCCCTGATGGCGGTCTTGCTGGACATCGAAACCCGGTTCGGCCGCCAGCGCAGCGAACGCAACGCCGCGCGCATTCTGGACCTCGACCTTTTGACCTTCGGCGACCGGGTGTTGACGGGCGACCTGGAGGTGCCGCATCCGCGCCTCCATACCCGCGCCTTCGCCTTGCTGCCGATCCGCGACGTGGCCCCCGGCTGGCGCCATCCATTACTGGGCCGCACGATTGAAGCCCTTTGCGCCGACCTGCCGGCAGATCAGGAAATCCGCCCCTTGACCGATGCCGGCGGTTATCTGGGAACGGAATGGCAGGCCTCCGAATAATTCGCCGAAAGGCTTGAAAATCCGAGCGCCTGAGCATATAACCCACAGCCTTGCCAATGATTGGCGACCCATATTCCTGACATTCCGACCCCGGAGGTTCCGCATGGCCCGCGTTACGGTCGAAGATTGCGTCCAAAAAATTCCCAATCGCTTTGAGCTGGTCATGCTCGCCGCGCAGCGTGCTCGCCACATTTCGGCCGGGGCTCCGCTGGCCGTCGATCGCGACAACGACAAAAACCCGGTCGTGGCTCTGCGTGAAATCGCCGAGGAAGCCGTGACGTTGCCGGAACTCGAAGAATCCCTGATCAAGGGCATGCAGAAATACGTGCAGATGGAGGAATCCATCGAGGATCTTGATCCCGCGGTTCCGGAAGCCATGCAGTTGTCCGCTATGGATGCGACCGCCGGCGCGTCTGACGACGATGATGGCGACGATACTTTGGAAGTGGACGACGGCGCGGACCCTGCTACGATGGGGGCAGACGTCGTTTTCAAGGATGCGGAGATTGGGCTGGAGGACTAAAGTCCTCGTCCATGACACATTCCCGACCGGAACCGTGGCGGTGCCGCGTGTTCCGGCAATCTGAGGGCGGCGTCCTGTTATTGACTGAATAAGGCGCCCCCTTCGTGATCCGCCAGTTCGAACTTGTTGAACGGGTAAAGGCCTACGATCCCAACGCGGACGAGGTCGGGATCAATGGCGCCTACGTGTTTGCCATGAAGGCGCATGGCTCGCAAAAGCGTGCCTCGGGCGATCCGTATTTCTCGCACCCCATCGAGGTCGCGGGGATTCTCACTTCCTACCGGGTCGACAGCGCCACCATCGAGACGGCCCTGCTGCACGACACCATCGAGGATACGGTGGCGACGCTGGAGGATATCCGCTCCCACTTCGGCAACGAGGTCGCGCAGCTGGTTGACGGCGTGACCAAGCTGACCCGCATCGAATTCCAGTCGGACCGGGCCAAGCAGGCGGAAAACTTCCGCAAGCTGGTGCTGGCGATGTCCGAGGACATTCGCGTTCTGCTGGTCAAGCTGGCCGACCGCCTGCACAACATGCGGACCTTGCATTACATCAAAAGCGATGAAAAGCGCCGCCGCATCGCCATGGAAACCATGGACATCTATGCGCCATTGGCGGAACGCATCGGGATGCAGGAAATCAAGACGGAGCTTGAGGATCTGGCCTTCGCTGAAATCAACCCGGAAGCGCGCCGCGCCGTGGTCAAACGCCTGGACACCCTGCGCGAGCAGGGCGGGGAACTGGTGCCCAAAATCATCGGTGAACTGTCGGAAACCCTGTCGGAGAATGGTATCGAGGCCGAGGTCAACGGCCGCGAGAAGTCGCCTTATTCAATCTGGCGCAAGATGCAGAAGCACGACGTGGGGTTCGAGCAACTGTCGGACATCATGGCCTTCCGCATCACCGTGAACAGCATCGAGGATTGCTACAAGGCGCTTGGCGTGGCGCATAACGCCTATCGGGTCGTGCCGGGGCGGTTCAAAGATTACATCTCCATGCCAAAGCCGAACGGTTACCAGTCGCTTCATACCGGCGTGTTCGGTCCGCACCAGCAGCGCATCGAGTTGCAAATCCGCACCAGGGTGATGCACGACGTCGCCGAACTGGGTGTCGCTGCTCATTGGAATTACAAGCAGGGCGGGCCGGCCAAGGACGGCACCCAGTACCGCTGGCTGCGCGAACTGCTCGACATTCTGGAACATGCCTCGGACCCCGAGGAAGTGTTGGAACACTCCAAGATGGAGATGTTCCAGGACCAGGTGTTCTGCTTCACGCCGCGCGGCGACCTGATCAACCTGCCGAGGGGGGCGACCACCGTCGATTTCGCCTACGCGGTTCACTCCGAGGTCGGTGACCACTGCGTCGGTGCGAAGATCAACGGCAAGATGATGCCGCTGCGCACGGAGCTTCGAAACGGCGATCAGGTCGAAATCGTGACGTCCAAGGCGCAGACGCCTAACCCGACATGGGAACGCTTCGTCGTGACCGGCAAGGCGCGGGCGCGCATTCGCCGCTTCGTCCGCCTGCAGGAGCGAGAAGAATACGAAAAGCTCGGCCGCTCCATCCTGCAGCGCAGCTTCAAGGAAGCAGACTACGAGCTTACGGAAAAAGGGTTAAACGCGGCCCTGAAGAAGCTGACCCTGGCGACGGTCGACGATCTCTATGTCGCCGTCGGCATGGGCAATCAGAGCGGCCGTGAGGTTTTGGAAGCCGTCTATCCCCGGGCCAAGCGCAAGAACAAAGACGGCGACGACATCGTCGTGCCGCTGGCCGAGGCCCGCAGCCGCAAGCGCGGCAAGGACAAGGGGGAGGGCGGCGGCGTCCCCATCCAGGGCCTGATCCCCGGCATGGCCATGCATTTCGCCGGCTGCTGCCATCCGCTGCCGGGCGACCGCATTGTCGGCATCGTGACCACGGGGCGGGGTGTCACCGTGCACACCATCGACTGTGACACCCTGGAAGGCTATGGCGACGAGCCGGAACGCTGGCTCGATCTGGCCTGGGATCGGGGCGAGGCGCAGCATGATCTGCATGTCGGCCGCGTCCATGTCACCGTCGCCAACGCACCGGGCTCGCTCGGCGATCTGTCGACCATGATCGCCAAGAACGACGGCAATATCTCCAACCTCAAGATCATCAACCGTTCGACCGATTTCTTCGACATGCTGATCGATGTCGAGGTGCGCGACGTCAAGCACCTGACCGACATCATCGCGGCGCTGCGCGCGTCGCCCGCCGTCAATTCGGTCGAACGCGCGAAAGGCTAGGGCAGGCAAGGATTTGAAGACGATGACCGGATATCTCAGGCTCGGCGTCAACATCGACCACGTGGCGACCATCCGCAACGCCCGCGGCGGCGGCCATCCCGACCCCGTGCGCGCGGCCCGCGCCGCCGCCCAGGCCGGGGCCGACGGCATCACCGCCCACCTGCGCGAAGACCGGCGCCATATCTCCGACGACGACATGGCGCGGCTTGTGGCGCAGATCGACCTGCCGCTCAACTTCGAGATGGCGGCGACGGAGGAAATGCTGGCCATCGCCCTGCGCCATAAGCCGCACGCCGCCTGCATCGTGCCGGAAAAACGCGAGGAACGGACGACCGAAGGCGGCCTGGACGCCGCCGGGGGCATGGGATCCCTGAAGCCCTATGTCGACGCCCTGAACGCCGCCGGCATCCGCGTTTCCCTGTTCATCGAACCTGACCCCGTGCAATTGGACGCCGCCAAGGCCCTGGGCGCCCCCGTGGTCGAACTTCACACCGGCGCCTATTGCGACGCCGGGCCGGCCACCCAGGCGGCGCAGTTGCAGCGCGTCAAGGACGCTGCCGCCCATGCCGAGGCGATCGGTCTGGAATGCCATGCCGGGCATGGCTTGACCTTCGATACGGTCGGGCCGGTGGCCGCGATCGCCACCATCGCTGAGCTGAACATCGGTCATTTCCTGATCGGCGAGGCGATTTTCGGCGGCCTGGAAAGCGCCATCAAGCGCATGCGCGCCCTGATGGACCAGGCCCGGGCCGAGGCCCTGGGCGAACGCTCCGCGTGACCCCGCAGGAACGCCCGCAGACCATGACACCCTGCCCATGATCATCGGAATCGGCACGGACCTGTGCGACATCCGCCGGATCGAGCGTACGCTGGACCGGTTCGGGGACCGCTTCGTCGACCGCCTGTTCGCCGAAGGCGAGCAGAAAAAGGCCTATCGGCGGCAGAATCCGGCGGCCTCCTTCGCTCAGAGCTTCGCCGCCAAGGAAGCCTGCGCCAAGGCGCTGGGCACCGGGTTTCGCCTGGGCGTGTTCTGGAAGGACATGGTGGTCGCCAACCTGCCCACGGGGCAGCCCTATATGCTGATCACCGGCGGCGCCAAGGCGCGGCTTGACGCGTTGACGCCGTCCGGCATGACCGCCCAGGTTCATGTCTCCCAGACCGATGAATACCCCCTGGCCCACGCCATGGTGATCATTTCCGCCGTTCCCGCGATGGAAGGCGCTTGACCTTTGCGCCCGACCCGCGTTTCATCCGCCCGCCGAAACCATCCGGCGACCCAGCCATTCCTTCCAGGCAACACCCTAGGCATTCCACGGAAAAACAACATATGAGCGGCGACAAACCAGGCGGATTCTGGGACACCCTGAAAACGGTCGCCTATGCGATCCTGATCGCGCTGGTCGTACGTACCTTCGCGTATGAGCCCTTCAACATCCCGTCGGGCTCCATGCTGCCGACGCTGTTGATCGGCGATTACCTGTTCGTGTCCAAGTTCTCCTATGGGTATTCCAAGCATTCGTTGCCGTTCTCCATGCCGCTGATCCCGGGGCGCGTCTTCGAGGATACGCCGGAGCGCGGCGACGTCGTGGTGTTCAAGCTGCCGTCCGACAACAAGACCGATTTCATCAAACGCATCGTCGGCCTGCCTGGTGATGAAATTCAGGTGACGGGTGGCATCCTGCACATCAACGGCACGCCGGTTGTTCGCGAACGGGTCGAGGATTTCGTCTCAACCGACGATTTCGGCACCACCCGGCGCGTGCCGCGTTTCGTCGAGACCCTGCCGAACGGCGTGAAGCACTTCATTCTGGAAGAAACGGACAACGACCCCATGGACAACACGCGGGTCTACAAGGTGCCCGCCGACAAGTTCTTCGCCATGGGTGACAACCGTGACCGGTCCAATGATTCCCGCTACGGCGATGTCGGGTTCATTCCCAAGGAAAACCTCGTGGGCCGCGCCGAATTCCTGTTCTTCTCAACCCAGGGCTCCCTGTGGCGGCCTTGGCAATGGCCGTCGACGGTGCGCTTCGAGCGCATCTTCCAGGGCATTGAATGAGCGGCGGCAGCACATCCAAGCGCCATTCGGCCCTGCAGGACCGCCTGGGCCATCGTTTCGGCGATCCTGACCTCCTTACACAGGCCTTCAAGCATGCATCGGGGCAGACGGACCGCCTGAATTCCAACGAACGCCTGGAATTCCTCGGTGATCGGGTGCTGGGGCTGGCCGTCTCGGCGTTGCTTTATGAGCGTTTTCCCGGGGAAAGCGAGGGCGAACTCGGCTACCGCTTCACCGCCCTGGTGCGCAAGGATACCCTGGCCACAGTGGCCCGCGATCTGGACCTGGCGTCCTGCCTGGCGCTTTCGCCCGGCGAAAAAGCGGCGGGCGGGCGGGACAACCCATCGATCCTGGCCGACGCCTGCGAGGCCGTGATCGGGGCCCTGTTCCTGGACGCGGGATACGACGTTGCCGCCGATTTCGTCAAACGCATGTGGACCCCCTTGGCCGATGCGCACACGGGGCCCCTGAAGGACGCCAAGACACGGCTTCAGGAACGCTGTCAGAAGGACGCCTTGCCGCTGCCGGTCTATGCGGTGACGGACCAGACCGGGCCGGACCACGCGCCGACCTTTACCGTCACGGTGCAGGTCGCGGGGCGCGCGGAGCAGACAGGGACGGGCAACGCCAAACAGGAAGCCGAACAGGCCGCCGCCACGGCGATGCTGGACAATTGGGGGACAGGATGAACGAGACCAAGGCCCGCGCCGGCGTCATTGCCATCCTGGGCGCGCCCAACGTCGGCAAGTCGACCCTGGTCAACCGTCTGGTCGGGGCCAAAGTCTCCATCGTGTCGCCCAAGGTGCAAACGACGCGAACCCGCGTGCTCGGCATCTTCATCGAAGGATCGGCGCAGGTCATCCTGATCGACACGCCAGGCATTTTCGAGCCCAAGGGACGGCTCGACCGGGCCATGGTCGCCGCCGCCTGGTCGGGCGCCCAGGATGCCGATGCCATCGCCCTGTTGATCGACGCCAAGGACGGTGTGGACAAACGCTCGCAGGCGATCATCGACAAGCTGATCCTGGGCAACCGCAAGGCCTATCTGATCCTCAACAAGATTGATCTTGTGGCCAAGCCGGTGTTGCTGTCCCTGGCGGAAAAATTAATGGGTACAGGCGTCTTCACCGATTGCTTCATGGTGTCCGCCAATACCGGAGACGGTGTTTCCGACCTCGCAAAGCTGTTCGCCACCGCCGTGCCAGAAGGTCCGTGGCTGTATCCCGAGGACGAGATTTCCGACATGCCGGCGCGCCTGCTGGCGGCCGAGATCACGCGCGAAAAGCTGTTTCTCAAACTCCATCAGGAACTGCCTTACAAGATCACCGTCGAGACCGAGGACTGGACCCAGAAGGCCGATGGTTCGGCCCATGTGCGCCAGGTCATCTATGTCGAGCGGGACAGCCAGAAGGGCATCGTGCTGGGCCGCCAGGGGGCCATGGTCAAACAGATCGGCGCCGCCGCGCGCACCGAACTTCAGGATTTGCTGGGCCATCCCGTGCATCTGTTCATCCACGTCAAGGTACGCGGGAAATGGCAGGACGACCGTGAACGCTATGCCGAATGGGGCCTGGACTTCGATGCCTGATCAGGGTCAATCGACTGCACCTGAAACGCGCAGGTAGGGCGTTCCGCCATGGAATGGCACGATAAGGGCTACATCCTGGCGACCCGCAAGCACGGTGAGAGTGCGCTGATCGTCAGCGCCCTGACGCAGACGCGGGGCCGCCAAACGGGGTTGGTGCGGGGCGGGGCAGGGCGGCGCAAGCGCGGCGGTCTGCAGGTCGGCAACCTGGTCACTCTCGATTGGCGCGGCCGCCTGCCGGAACACCTGGGCAGCCTGACGACCGAAGTGCTGGAAACCCCGGCGGCGGCGCTGATGAACTGCCCGGACGGCCTTGCCGCGCTCTCCGCCGCCTGTGCGGTGACCGAGGCCCTGCTGCCCGAAGGCGAAGACCACCCCGCGATCTTCCACGGCCTGGCGGCGTTGTTCGGGGTCCTTGACGATGCCGACGTCGGGTCGGCCTATGTGAAATGGGAAATGGGCGTGCTCGGCGAATTGGGCTTCGGCCTTGATCTCGCCGCCTGCGCTGCCACGGGAGAGACGGAAAACCTGACCTATGTCTCACCCAAGACCGGGCGTGCCGTCTCGGCCGCTGCCGGCAAGCCCTATCATGGGCGTCTGCTGGCCCTGCCGGCGTTTCTGCGCGGCCCCGGGACGGCAGAGACCCCGGACGAGGTCGTCGACGGCCTCAAGCTGACCGGGTTTTTCCTGGAAAGCCATGCCCTGGAAGGCCGGGCCGGGCGCTTGGCCGCCCGTGACCGCTTGGTGGAACGCTTCCAGGCGAAAAAATAACCGATTTGTCGCCATCGGCGCATTGACCGCCCACCCCCTGAATGTACTATATCTGGTGCATGAATTCAGCCCTCCGCCCCAAATGCGCGGAAAACCTGCAATCTAAGGAATCCTTGCGATGACCGCGATCACCCCGCCCGGCGACTTCGGCGGCGAAATCCGCGATACCCCGCTGTCCCAGGCGCTGAGTGAGCGTTATCTGGCCTATGCGCTGTCGACCATCGTGTCGCGCTCGCTGCCGGATGTGCGCGACGGTTTGAAGCCCGTGCACCGGCGGCTGCTCTACGCCATGCGCCAGCTCAAGCTGGACCCGGCCACGGGTTACAAGAAATGCGCCCGCGTCGTCGGCGACGTGATGGGTAAATATCACCCCCACGGTGATCTTGCGATCTATGACGCCCTGGTCCGTTTGGCTCAGGATTTCGCCGTGCGCTACCCCCTGGTCGACGGCCAAGGCAACTTCGGCAACATCGACGGCGATAACCCCGCCGCCATGCGTTACACGGAATCGCGCCTGACCGAGATCGCGGCGGCGTTGCTTGACGGTATCGACGAGGACACGGTCGATTTCCGCACGACCTACGACGGGGAAGAGGAAGAACCCATCGTTCTTCCGGCCAATTTCCCGAACCTGCTGGCCAATGGATCGACGGGCATCGCCGTCGGCATGGCGACCAATATCCCGCCGCATAACGCGGGCGAGTTGTGTGACGCGCTCATCCACCTGATCAAGTTTCCCAACGCGACCTTCGACAAGCTGTGCGAGTTCGTGCCCGGTCCCGATTTCCCGACCGGCGGCGTGTTGGTCGAAGACCATGCCGCCGTGGTCGAGGCGTACCGGACGGGCAGGGGCGCCTTCCGCCTGCGCGCCAAATGGCAGGTCGAGGATCAGGGCCGCGGCCAGTACGAGATCGTCATCACGGAAATTCCCTATCAGATCCAGAAGG includes:
- the recO gene encoding DNA repair protein RecO, whose translation is MEWHDKGYILATRKHGESALIVSALTQTRGRQTGLVRGGAGRRKRGGLQVGNLVTLDWRGRLPEHLGSLTTEVLETPAAALMNCPDGLAALSAACAVTEALLPEGEDHPAIFHGLAALFGVLDDADVGSAYVKWEMGVLGELGFGLDLAACAATGETENLTYVSPKTGRAVSAAAGKPYHGRLLALPAFLRGPGTAETPDEVVDGLKLTGFFLESHALEGRAGRLAARDRLVERFQAKK